The proteins below are encoded in one region of Styela clava chromosome 4, kaStyClav1.hap1.2, whole genome shotgun sequence:
- the LOC120326065 gene encoding uncharacterized protein LOC120326065 — protein sequence MLKNQVEDDPKESRLQVAPDAEESRLQAKVDAEESRRQAELDAEESFISSILDESDVDEGTFDDDSDTSTSADEWNARDSDMESDVSSGDDVSPALTSTPRSKRLEARKLLESEEIPSPVNDSQEATQNRRSRRHAPVGDSQTATPSKLSCLQVKVSLKPEFK from the exons ATGCTGAAGAATCAAGTCGAGGATGATCCCAAAGAATCTAGACTTCAAGTCGCTCCTGATGCTGAAGAATCCAGACTGCAAGCCAAGGTCGATGCCGAAGAATCTAGACGGCAAGCTGAGCTTGATGCCGAAGAATCTTTCATCAGTAGTATTTTAGATGAGTCTGACGTGGATGAAGGGACTTTTGATGATGACAGTGATACTTCAACGTCAGCTGATGAATGGAATGCGCGGGATTCAG acATGGAATCGGATGTATCCTCGGGGGACGACGTTTCTCCAGCATTGACAAGCACACCACGAAGTAAGCGTTTAGAGGCAAGAAAATTGCTTGAATCAGAGGAAATACCATCACCAGTTAATGACTCTCAAGAAGCAACACAGAACAGGCGTTCACGCCGCCATGCACCAGTTGGCGACTCTCAAACGGCAACGCCAAGCAAACTATCATGTTTGCAAGTAAAAGTGTCTTTGAAACCTGAATTCAAATAG